In Pseudomonas sp. MTM4, one genomic interval encodes:
- the panC gene encoding pantoate--beta-alanine ligase, producing the protein MNVVKTVADLRAAVTRARGEGKRIGFVPTMGNLHAGHIALVKKAGQRADFVVASIFVNPLQFGPNEDLASYPRTLTADQEKLFEAGCHLLFAPSVEEMYPHGQSMQTIVRVPGVSEGLCGGSRPGHFDGVSTVVSKLFNMVLPDLAVFGQKDFQQLAVIRTMVRDLNMPVQIIGQPTMRAEDGLALSSRNGYLNTEERAIAPALYRTLNQLADAIRNGHRNYPTLLAEGQQALQAAGLRPDYLEIRNATDLQPATGDTRELIILAAVFLGKTRLIDNLLVDIRPASV; encoded by the coding sequence GCCGCGGTGACCCGCGCACGTGGCGAGGGCAAACGCATCGGCTTCGTGCCAACCATGGGCAACCTGCACGCAGGACATATCGCGTTAGTGAAGAAGGCCGGCCAGCGCGCGGATTTCGTGGTCGCCAGCATCTTCGTCAACCCGTTGCAGTTCGGCCCGAACGAGGATCTGGCCAGTTATCCGCGCACGCTCACGGCGGACCAGGAAAAGCTCTTCGAGGCGGGTTGCCATCTGCTGTTCGCACCCAGCGTCGAGGAGATGTATCCCCACGGCCAGTCGATGCAGACCATCGTGCGGGTGCCGGGGGTATCCGAAGGGCTCTGTGGCGGTAGCCGACCCGGCCATTTCGATGGTGTCTCGACCGTCGTCAGCAAGCTGTTCAACATGGTACTGCCCGATCTTGCCGTGTTCGGCCAGAAGGACTTCCAGCAGTTGGCGGTGATCCGCACCATGGTTCGCGACCTGAACATGCCCGTGCAGATCATTGGCCAGCCAACCATGCGTGCCGAAGACGGCTTGGCACTGTCCTCGCGCAACGGCTACCTCAATACCGAGGAACGCGCCATCGCTCCAGCCCTGTATCGCACGCTGAACCAGCTGGCAGACGCGATTCGCAACGGGCATCGCAACTACCCGACGCTACTGGCCGAGGGACAACAGGCACTGCAGGCAGCCGGCTTACGTCCCGACTACCTGGAAATTCGCAACGCGACGGATCTGCAGCCAGCCACAGGCGATACACGCGAACTGATCATTCTCGCAGCGGTATTTCTCGGCAAAACCCGCCTGATCGATAACCTGCTGGTCGATATCAGACCCGCATCGGTATAA
- the panD gene encoding aspartate 1-decarboxylase: protein MHAIMLKAKLHRAQVTHSVLDYEGSCAIDGDWLDLAGIREYEQIQIYNVDNGERFTTYAIRGEEGSKIISVNGAAAHKAGVGHRLIICAYAHYSEAELASFKPHVLYMGADGELSHTSNAIPVQVA from the coding sequence ATGCACGCCATCATGCTCAAGGCCAAATTGCACCGCGCCCAGGTAACCCACTCGGTGCTGGATTACGAAGGCTCCTGCGCCATCGACGGCGACTGGCTGGACCTGGCCGGCATCCGTGAATACGAGCAGATCCAGATTTACAACGTCGACAACGGTGAGCGCTTCACCACGTACGCCATCCGTGGCGAAGAGGGTTCGAAGATCATTTCCGTCAACGGCGCAGCCGCGCACAAGGCCGGCGTAGGTCATCGCCTGATCATTTGCGCTTACGCCCATTACAGCGAAGCCGAGCTGGCCAGCTTCAAGCCACACGTCCTCTACATGGGCGCAGATGGCGAACTCAGCCACACCAGCAACGCCATTCCGGTCCAGGTCGCCTGA
- the pgi gene encoding glucose-6-phosphate isomerase, with amino-acid sequence MSYYEHPLDATGLSSWKALEEHRLAMQNFSMRDAFKADPTRFDDLSVSCCGLFLDYSKNLITPETRTLLVNLAREAGVEQAARAMFEGERINASENRPVLHTALRRPMGDSVMVDGQNIMRDVHAALAQMTDIVTRIHNNLWRGFSDKTITDVVNIGIGGSFLGPQLVSEALLPFTQHGVRTHYLANIDGSEFREVTAKLNVETTLFIISSKTFGTLETLKNAQAARTWYLGKGGTEEKLYRHFIAVTSNKKAAVEFGIREKNIFPMWDWVGGRYSLWSAIGLPIALAIGMSNFKDLLSGAYSMDSHFLSEPFESNMPVLLAMLGVWYHNFWGAQSYAFLPYDHYLRNFVKHLQQMDMESNGKSVRQDGTPVSCGTGPVIWGGVGANGQHAYHQLLHQGTPLIPADFIVPVVSHNPVADHHEWLYANCLSQSQALMRGKTREEAEAELRAKGLGEAEIERLAPHKVIPGNRPSNTVVMETISPGRLGALIALYEHKVFVQGVIWGINSFDQWGVELGKDLGKAVYGQMTSFDAPPAEDASTQGLIDFFRGRHRG; translated from the coding sequence ATGAGCTATTACGAGCACCCTCTCGATGCCACCGGCCTGTCGTCCTGGAAGGCCTTGGAAGAACACCGCCTTGCCATGCAGAACTTCAGCATGCGCGACGCATTCAAGGCCGACCCGACGCGCTTCGATGATCTGTCGGTTTCCTGCTGCGGCCTGTTTCTCGACTATTCGAAGAACCTGATCACACCCGAGACGCGCACCCTGCTGGTGAACCTGGCCCGTGAAGCCGGCGTCGAGCAGGCCGCGCGCGCCATGTTCGAAGGCGAGCGGATCAACGCCTCGGAAAATCGTCCGGTCCTGCACACCGCCTTGCGCCGCCCGATGGGCGATTCAGTGATGGTCGACGGGCAGAACATCATGCGCGACGTGCACGCCGCGCTGGCGCAGATGACCGACATCGTTACGCGCATCCACAACAATCTCTGGCGCGGCTTCAGCGACAAGACCATCACCGACGTGGTGAACATTGGCATCGGAGGCTCGTTCCTCGGTCCGCAGCTGGTTTCCGAGGCACTGCTGCCCTTCACTCAGCATGGCGTGCGCACGCATTACCTGGCGAACATCGACGGCAGCGAATTCCGCGAAGTGACTGCCAAGCTGAACGTGGAAACCACACTATTCATCATCTCCAGCAAGACCTTCGGCACGCTCGAGACGCTGAAGAATGCACAGGCCGCACGTACCTGGTATCTCGGCAAGGGCGGCACAGAGGAGAAGCTCTACCGCCACTTCATCGCGGTGACCAGCAACAAAAAGGCGGCCGTTGAGTTCGGCATCCGCGAAAAGAACATCTTCCCTATGTGGGACTGGGTCGGCGGGCGCTATTCGCTGTGGTCAGCCATCGGCCTGCCCATCGCGCTGGCCATCGGCATGTCCAACTTCAAGGATCTGCTGTCCGGCGCTTACAGCATGGATAGTCACTTCCTCAGCGAGCCGTTCGAAAGCAACATGCCGGTGCTGCTGGCGATGCTTGGCGTCTGGTACCACAACTTCTGGGGCGCGCAGAGCTACGCCTTCCTGCCGTACGACCATTACCTGCGCAACTTCGTCAAACACCTGCAGCAGATGGACATGGAGTCCAACGGCAAGAGCGTGCGCCAGGACGGTACGCCGGTCTCCTGCGGCACCGGCCCGGTGATCTGGGGTGGCGTCGGCGCCAACGGCCAGCACGCCTATCACCAGCTGCTGCACCAGGGCACGCCACTGATTCCGGCCGACTTCATCGTGCCCGTGGTCAGCCACAACCCGGTGGCCGACCACCATGAGTGGCTGTATGCGAACTGCCTGTCGCAGAGCCAAGCGCTGATGCGCGGCAAGACCCGCGAGGAAGCCGAAGCCGAGCTGCGGGCCAAGGGGCTTGGCGAAGCCGAGATTGAGCGCCTGGCGCCGCACAAAGTGATTCCAGGCAATCGCCCGAGCAATACCGTGGTGATGGAGACCATCAGCCCCGGCCGCCTCGGCGCGCTGATTGCGCTCTACGAGCACAAGGTGTTCGTACAAGGCGTGATTTGGGGGATCAATTCTTTCGACCAGTGGGGCGTGGAGCTGGGCAAGGATCTGGGCAAGGCCGTGTACGGTCAGATGACCAGCTTCGACGCACCGCCAGCCGAAGACGCCTCGACCCAGGGTCTGATCGATTTCTTCCGCGGTCGCCATCGCGGCTGA